One Phycisphaerae bacterium RAS2 DNA window includes the following coding sequences:
- a CDS encoding Laccase domain protein has protein sequence MSQPIRTVELIETRLGDGVLLQFDALRNIDGFRHGITMRPWNMAPHRGPQADQAVARRRRVCEHLGFSFDRLTTPDQIHSPHVLRVLPGDVGRGRAERETAIPFTDGLICDLAGVPVMQFSADCPVVVLVDSERRVFGTAHASWRGTVAGISAELVRQMQREFGVDPAGLVGAICPCAGPGEYEVGEDVRRIAAARLEAGETFFSSRGGRLYFDLRAANVHQLVRAGVPGDRIYVASPSTMSDGRFYSHRRDGAETGRFAFIGGFA, from the coding sequence GTGAGTCAGCCGATTCGAACCGTTGAGTTGATCGAGACGCGGCTGGGCGACGGCGTCCTGCTGCAGTTCGACGCGTTGCGGAACATCGACGGATTTCGACATGGCATCACGATGCGCCCGTGGAACATGGCGCCGCATCGCGGGCCGCAAGCGGATCAGGCCGTGGCGCGGCGCCGGCGCGTGTGTGAGCATCTGGGGTTCTCGTTCGACCGTTTGACCACGCCGGATCAGATTCACAGTCCGCATGTGTTGCGCGTGCTGCCGGGTGATGTGGGCCGCGGGCGAGCCGAGCGCGAGACGGCGATTCCCTTCACGGATGGGTTGATCTGCGATCTGGCGGGTGTGCCGGTGATGCAATTCTCGGCGGATTGTCCGGTCGTGGTGCTGGTGGACTCGGAGCGCCGGGTGTTCGGGACGGCGCACGCGAGCTGGCGCGGGACGGTCGCGGGAATCTCGGCGGAGCTGGTTCGACAAATGCAGCGTGAGTTTGGCGTGGACCCGGCGGGCCTGGTCGGGGCGATCTGTCCTTGCGCGGGGCCGGGGGAATACGAAGTGGGCGAAGACGTTCGTCGCATTGCCGCGGCGCGGCTGGAGGCCGGCGAGACGTTTTTCTCGTCGCGCGGGGGACGGCTGTACTTCGATCTTCGCGCGGCGAACGTTCACCAGTTGGTCCGCGCGGGCGTGCCGGGAGATCGTATCTACGTGGCGTCGCCCTCGACGATGTCCGATGGTCGGTTCTACTCGCACCGCCGCGACGGGGCCGAGACGGGGCGATTCGCGTTCATCGGCGGATTCGCCTGA
- the neoA gene encoding 2-deoxy-scyllo-inosamine dehydrogenase: protein MRCVTVHDETVQVGERPEPVAPPGEVIIRPRVSGICATDLEIVKGYSSFTGVPGHEFVGVVASRGCALDGRRVVGDINCVCGKCDLCGSGLSSHCRMRTVLGIVGRDGAFAEAFSLPERNCYEVPDGLPDEEAVFAEPLAAAMQVPRQVKVDSKTSVAVLGTGRLGILVCQVLARTGCKLMGVGRNRRTLDLLDRKRIRGVHVDEFDARAETDVVVECTGSPEGLALALRAVRPRGTIVLKSTYHDRPGVDLSPIVVNEVTVLGSRCGSIPDALRALARREIDVTGMVTRTFRLDDAAAAFAAAAEPEHLKVLLKIGAP, encoded by the coding sequence GTGCGCTGTGTCACCGTACATGACGAAACCGTGCAGGTCGGAGAGCGGCCGGAACCGGTCGCTCCGCCGGGTGAAGTAATCATTCGCCCGCGCGTCAGCGGCATCTGTGCGACCGACTTGGAGATCGTGAAGGGCTATTCCAGCTTCACCGGCGTGCCGGGTCACGAGTTTGTCGGCGTGGTGGCGTCGCGCGGCTGCGCGCTGGACGGCCGCCGCGTGGTGGGCGACATCAATTGCGTCTGCGGCAAATGTGATCTTTGCGGGAGCGGGTTGTCGAGCCATTGCCGCATGCGGACGGTGCTCGGCATTGTCGGGCGCGACGGTGCGTTCGCGGAGGCGTTCTCGTTGCCCGAACGGAATTGTTACGAAGTGCCCGATGGGTTGCCCGATGAGGAGGCGGTGTTCGCGGAACCGCTTGCGGCGGCGATGCAGGTGCCGCGGCAGGTCAAGGTTGATAGTAAGACAAGTGTCGCCGTCCTGGGGACGGGGCGACTGGGCATCCTCGTGTGCCAAGTGCTGGCCAGGACGGGCTGCAAGCTCATGGGGGTGGGGCGCAATCGGCGAACGCTGGACCTTCTGGACCGCAAGCGCATCCGGGGGGTGCACGTGGATGAGTTCGACGCCCGAGCCGAGACGGATGTCGTCGTGGAATGCACCGGCTCGCCCGAAGGCCTGGCCCTTGCGCTGCGGGCCGTGCGGCCGCGCGGCACGATCGTGCTCAAGTCCACGTATCACGATCGGCCCGGTGTGGACCTATCGCCGATTGTCGTGAACGAAGTGACGGTGCTGGGCAGTCGATGCGGTTCGATTCCCGACGCGCTGCGAGCCTTGGCTCGACGCGAGATCGATGTGACGGGGATGGTCACGCGAACCTTTCGGCTGGACGACGCGGCGGCGGCGTTTGCGGCGGCAGCCGAGCCGGAACATCTCAAGGTGCTGCTGAAGATCGGCGCGCCGTAG